TCGCGTCAAACGCGGCGTCACCTCGCACGCCAAGCACAAGAAAACCCTGGATGCCGCCAAAGGCTTCTACGGCCGCCGCAAGAATACGATCCGCGCCGCCAAGGCCGCGGTCGATCGCTCGATGCAATATGCGACGCGCGACCGCAAGGCCAAGAAGCGCGTCTTCCGCGCCCTGTGGATCCAGCGCATCAACGCCGCCGTCCGCGAATTCGGCCTGACCTACAGCCGCTTCATCGACGGCCTCGCCAAGGCCGGCGTCACGGTGGACCGCAAAGTGCTCTCCGAGCTCTCCATCAGCCAGCCGGAGGCCTTCAAGGCCATCGTCGAAAAGGCCAAATCCGCCCTGCCGCAGACGGCCTGAGGCCGAGCAGGGTTTCGGTTTTTCGATAAAACCTGCTTTTAGAAGCGCCGGCGCGATGCAGCGGCCCACCCGCGCGGATCAACGCGGATGAAATGGTACGCCTGTCTGAACGCGCCGGCCCTCGACCGTTACGCCGAGCATTTGCG
This genomic window from Methylosinus sp. H3A contains:
- the rplT gene encoding 50S ribosomal protein L20, giving the protein MARVKRGVTSHAKHKKTLDAAKGFYGRRKNTIRAAKAAVDRSMQYATRDRKAKKRVFRALWIQRINAAVREFGLTYSRFIDGLAKAGVTVDRKVLSELSISQPEAFKAIVEKAKSALPQTA